Proteins from one Burkholderia oklahomensis C6786 genomic window:
- the xdhC gene encoding xanthine dehydrogenase accessory protein XdhC produces METWLTDLQHLLARGDAAVLVTVARVDGSAPRDAGTKMLVTRDAARHTIGGGHLEWKAIEIARQLLKEGAHTPHARRLERLALGPSLGQCCGGAVVLAFERLDIADLGWVTSLAKRTAAGAPTVRSVSLGPDPGAVMLSEPEPGAARPDCLLWDTGDAPLLTETIAPRAFSVVLFGAGHVGAALVRVLAALPCHVRWVDERDAQFPPPDSLAGIRNLALDANDAPDEAVDEAQPGAYFVVMTHNHARDLELAHRILVRGDYAYFGMIGSRTKRMQFEHRLAARGIDPLQIARMQCPIGVPGIVDKAPEAIAIAVAAQILQTVDARRAHERPAAPPSPSGAGAY; encoded by the coding sequence ATGGAAACCTGGCTCACCGACCTGCAGCATCTGCTCGCCCGCGGCGACGCGGCCGTCCTCGTGACGGTTGCGCGCGTCGACGGCTCCGCGCCGCGCGACGCGGGCACGAAGATGCTCGTCACGCGCGACGCCGCGCGCCATACGATCGGCGGCGGCCATCTCGAATGGAAGGCGATCGAGATCGCACGACAACTGCTCAAGGAAGGCGCGCACACGCCGCACGCGCGCCGGCTCGAACGACTCGCGCTCGGCCCGAGCCTCGGCCAATGCTGCGGCGGCGCGGTCGTGCTCGCATTCGAGCGGCTCGACATCGCCGACCTCGGCTGGGTCACGTCGCTCGCGAAGCGTACGGCGGCGGGCGCGCCGACCGTGCGCAGCGTGTCGCTCGGCCCCGACCCCGGCGCGGTGATGCTGAGCGAGCCCGAGCCGGGCGCCGCGCGCCCCGACTGCCTGCTGTGGGACACGGGCGACGCGCCGCTGTTGACCGAGACGATCGCGCCGCGCGCATTCTCGGTCGTGCTGTTCGGCGCCGGACATGTCGGCGCGGCGCTCGTGCGCGTGCTCGCGGCGCTGCCGTGCCACGTGCGCTGGGTCGACGAGCGCGACGCGCAGTTCCCGCCGCCCGACTCGCTCGCGGGCATCCGCAACCTCGCGCTCGACGCGAACGATGCCCCCGACGAAGCGGTCGACGAAGCGCAGCCCGGTGCGTACTTCGTCGTGATGACGCACAATCACGCCCGCGATCTCGAGCTCGCGCACCGGATCCTCGTACGCGGCGACTACGCGTACTTCGGGATGATCGGCTCGCGCACGAAGCGGATGCAGTTCGAGCACCGGCTCGCCGCGCGCGGGATCGATCCGCTGCAGATCGCGCGAATGCAGTGCCCGATCGGCGTGCCCGGCATCGTCGACAAGGCGCCCGAGGCCATCGCGATCGCGGTCGCCGCACAGATCCTGCAGACCGTCGATGCACGGCGCGCGCACGAGCGTCCGGCCGCGCCGCCTTCGCCGTCCGGCGCCGGCGCGTACTGA
- a CDS encoding disulfide bond formation protein B, translating to MNNLTLSLRRERRLLVLLGLVCLALLAGALYLQYVKNEDPCPLCIIQRYFFLLIAIFAFLGAGMTSGAGVAMFEALIVLSAAAGVGTAARHLYVQMNPGFSCGFDALQPIVDSLPPAHWLPGVFKVAGLCETVYPPIFGILLPGWALIAFVLIVVPVAVSLLRHRGRLR from the coding sequence ATGAACAATCTGACGCTCTCGCTGCGCCGCGAACGACGGCTGCTCGTGCTGCTCGGCCTCGTATGCCTCGCGCTCCTGGCCGGCGCGCTCTATCTGCAGTATGTGAAGAACGAGGATCCGTGCCCGCTTTGCATCATCCAGCGCTATTTCTTCCTGCTGATCGCGATATTCGCGTTTCTCGGCGCGGGAATGACGAGCGGCGCCGGCGTCGCGATGTTCGAAGCGCTCATCGTGCTGTCGGCCGCCGCGGGCGTCGGCACCGCCGCGCGCCACCTGTACGTGCAGATGAACCCGGGCTTCAGCTGCGGCTTCGATGCGCTGCAGCCGATCGTCGACAGTCTGCCGCCCGCGCACTGGCTGCCGGGCGTCTTCAAGGTCGCCGGACTGTGCGAGACCGTCTATCCGCCGATCTTCGGCATTCTGCTGCCCGGCTGGGCGCTGATCGCGTTCGTGCTGATCGTCGTGCCCGTCGCGGTCAGCCTGCTGCGCCACCGCGGCCGGCTGCGCTGA
- a CDS encoding amidase, producing the protein MTTFAPFPPLARLAADLAAGATTSRALVEAALERIADPAGQGAIAFTEVDAQGARATADAHDRLRAAGTVLSPLAGIPVSVKDLFDVEGQVTRAGSRVLDDAPPATVDAIAVARLKRAGAVLVGRTNMSEFAFSGLGLNPHFGTPRSPYRRGVPGDERIAGGSSSGAAASVADGMAAVALATDTGGSIRIPAALCGLTGFKPTASRIPKQGGVPLSTTLDSFGPIGVSVACCALVDRILAGLEPHVPAARPLEGVRLGVLTNYVTDGVDAHVAASLDAALKHLEAAGAIVSEARFAPLDRLPDINRFGFSSIEAYAWHRTLIARHRDAYDPRVLARILKGEPASAADYLDLVAARAALVDEAARTVWQRFDALVAPTVPVAPPRIDELERDDDAFTRTNALVLRNPSAFNFLDACALSLPCHPRDTAPVGLMLAAAPHHDDALLAIGQAVEAVLATIR; encoded by the coding sequence ATGACCACGTTCGCCCCCTTCCCGCCGCTCGCCCGACTCGCCGCCGATCTCGCCGCCGGTGCGACGACGAGCCGCGCGCTCGTCGAAGCCGCGCTGGAACGGATCGCCGATCCGGCGGGCCAGGGCGCGATCGCGTTCACCGAAGTCGATGCGCAAGGCGCGCGCGCGACCGCCGACGCGCACGACCGGCTGCGCGCCGCGGGCACCGTGTTGTCGCCGCTCGCCGGCATTCCGGTGTCGGTGAAGGACCTGTTCGACGTCGAGGGCCAGGTGACGCGCGCCGGCTCGCGCGTGCTCGACGACGCGCCGCCCGCCACCGTCGACGCGATCGCCGTCGCCCGCCTGAAACGCGCGGGCGCCGTGCTCGTCGGCCGCACGAACATGAGCGAGTTCGCGTTCTCGGGCCTCGGCCTGAATCCGCACTTCGGCACCCCGCGCTCGCCGTACCGGCGCGGCGTGCCGGGCGACGAGCGGATCGCGGGCGGCTCGTCGTCGGGCGCGGCCGCATCCGTCGCGGACGGGATGGCGGCCGTCGCGCTCGCGACCGACACGGGCGGCTCGATCCGGATCCCCGCCGCGCTCTGCGGACTGACGGGCTTCAAGCCGACCGCGAGCCGGATTCCGAAGCAAGGCGGCGTGCCGCTGTCGACGACGCTCGATTCCTTCGGTCCGATCGGCGTGTCGGTCGCGTGCTGCGCGCTCGTCGACCGGATTCTCGCCGGCCTCGAGCCGCACGTGCCCGCCGCGCGCCCGCTCGAAGGCGTGCGGCTCGGCGTGCTGACGAACTATGTGACGGACGGCGTCGACGCGCACGTCGCGGCATCGCTCGACGCAGCGCTCAAGCACCTGGAGGCAGCAGGCGCGATCGTGTCGGAAGCGCGCTTCGCGCCGCTCGACCGGCTGCCCGACATCAACCGCTTCGGCTTTTCGTCGATCGAGGCGTACGCGTGGCATCGCACGCTCATTGCGCGCCATCGCGACGCATACGATCCGCGCGTGCTTGCGCGAATCCTGAAGGGCGAGCCGGCGAGCGCCGCCGATTATCTCGATCTCGTCGCCGCGCGCGCCGCGCTCGTCGACGAAGCGGCGCGCACCGTATGGCAGCGCTTCGACGCGCTCGTCGCGCCGACGGTGCCCGTCGCCCCGCCGCGCATCGACGAACTCGAGCGCGACGACGACGCGTTCACGCGCACGAACGCACTCGTGCTGCGCAACCCGAGCGCATTCAACTTCCTCGATGCGTGCGCGCTGTCGCTGCCGTGCCATCCGCGCGACACGGCGCCCGTCGGCCTGATGCTCGCCGCCGCACCGCACCACGACGACGCGCTGCTCGCGATCGGCCAGGCGGTCGAGGCCGTGCTCGCGACGATCCGCTGA
- a CDS encoding gamma-glutamyl-gamma-aminobutyrate hydrolase family protein yields MSENTSARADQSGSASSSVAAPSGHAGPDSSPSTVSDKPPAGATVHVSAFAAQIAAAQDVGDPGSAPTDTIAEPGAPGVVAGSGAAQPGAAATAPGSAAAGAASSGATGAGASTSGTTAAGATASTAKNGSPPPGFGAQPDFETPRPPPASAASPAPPAYLKQSDTPWSVFGRIVAARARRLFDRAGQRITQRTLRIGVSARIFHPEPGAPGLRGKTLQYLEESIAHWVMSRNVLVFMIPTVGHQGMLHPSNIRLRDYAKHLDGLLLQGGADVSPQTYAAADARPEWPGDRVRDMYELELLHEFIESGKPVLGVCRGCQLINVAFGGSLYQDIASDVPTAGVHVSEHYDQHRHAIRFPDGSTLANMFPGRREAIVNSIHHQAIRDIGRDLNIEAVSAEDGIIEGIRYRRAPFVVGVQWHPEFHRAGGPELLDCTPLLDTFLRAARETRL; encoded by the coding sequence ATGAGCGAAAACACGTCCGCAAGAGCCGATCAGTCCGGCTCTGCTTCCTCTTCCGTTGCGGCGCCTTCCGGCCACGCCGGCCCGGACTCTTCGCCGTCTACCGTTTCCGACAAGCCGCCAGCGGGCGCGACCGTTCATGTCAGCGCGTTCGCCGCGCAGATCGCGGCTGCGCAGGACGTCGGCGATCCCGGCTCCGCGCCGACCGACACGATCGCCGAGCCGGGCGCGCCCGGCGTCGTCGCGGGCAGTGGGGCCGCGCAGCCGGGCGCAGCCGCGACGGCGCCCGGTTCGGCCGCAGCCGGCGCCGCCTCGTCCGGCGCGACTGGCGCCGGCGCATCGACGTCCGGCACCACGGCGGCCGGCGCCACGGCGTCCACGGCCAAGAACGGCTCGCCTCCGCCAGGCTTCGGCGCGCAACCCGATTTCGAGACGCCGCGTCCGCCGCCCGCGAGCGCTGCTTCGCCCGCGCCGCCCGCCTACCTGAAACAGAGCGACACGCCGTGGTCGGTGTTCGGCCGGATCGTTGCCGCGCGTGCGCGCCGGCTGTTCGACCGCGCCGGCCAGCGGATCACGCAGCGCACGCTGCGCATCGGCGTGTCGGCGCGCATCTTCCATCCGGAGCCGGGCGCGCCCGGGCTGCGCGGCAAGACGCTGCAGTATCTGGAGGAATCGATCGCGCATTGGGTGATGTCGCGCAACGTGCTCGTGTTCATGATTCCGACCGTCGGCCATCAGGGGATGCTGCATCCGAGCAACATCCGGCTGCGCGACTACGCGAAGCATCTCGACGGCCTCTTGCTGCAAGGCGGCGCCGACGTGTCGCCGCAGACCTACGCGGCCGCCGACGCGCGCCCCGAGTGGCCCGGCGACCGCGTGCGCGACATGTACGAGCTCGAACTGCTGCACGAGTTCATCGAGTCGGGCAAGCCGGTGCTCGGCGTGTGCCGCGGCTGCCAGCTGATCAACGTCGCGTTCGGCGGCTCGCTCTATCAGGACATCGCGAGCGACGTGCCGACGGCGGGCGTGCACGTGAGCGAGCATTACGACCAGCATCGTCACGCGATCCGCTTTCCGGACGGCTCGACGCTCGCGAACATGTTCCCCGGCCGCCGCGAGGCGATCGTCAACTCGATCCACCATCAGGCGATCCGCGATATCGGCCGCGATCTGAACATCGAGGCCGTATCGGCGGAAGACGGGATCATCGAAGGGATCCGCTATCGCCGCGCGCCGTTCGTCGTCGGCGTCCAATGGCACCCGGAGTTCCATCGTGCGGGCGGCCCCGAGCTGCTCGACTGCACGCCGCTTCTCGACACGTTCCTGAGAGCGGCGCGCGAGACGCGGCTATAA
- a CDS encoding MFS transporter: MATAFPAIQQESKARTVFRVVSGNFLEMYDFMVYGYYASAIAKTYFPNGNAFASLMLSLSVFGAGFLMRPVGAVVLGAYIDHHGRRKGLILTLALMALGTLTVATIPGYATIGVLAPILVLLGRLLQGFSAGVELGGVSVYLSEIATKGNKGFYTSWQSGSQQVAVVFAAFVGVLLNRALPVEQMTSWGWRIPFLIGCLIVPFLFLIRRSLKETDEFLAKRHRPSMGEIMKSMLENWGVVLAGMGMVIMTTVSFYMITAYTPTFGKEVLHLSAIDALVVTVCVGLSNLVWLPLSGALSDRIGRRPVLIAFTALTILTAYPAMQWLVASPSFLRLLSVELWLSFLYGSYNGAMVVALTEVMPVDVRTAGFSLAYSLATTIGGFTPAISTLLIHETGNKAAPGLWLGLAAVCGLIATLVLYRSPEARKQYKTT, encoded by the coding sequence ATGGCTACAGCGTTCCCCGCAATTCAGCAGGAATCCAAGGCCAGGACCGTGTTCCGCGTCGTCAGCGGCAACTTCCTGGAGATGTACGACTTCATGGTCTACGGCTATTACGCGTCCGCGATCGCCAAGACCTACTTTCCGAACGGCAACGCGTTCGCGTCGCTGATGCTGTCGCTGTCGGTGTTCGGCGCGGGCTTCCTGATGCGTCCCGTCGGCGCGGTCGTGCTCGGCGCGTACATCGACCATCACGGCCGCCGCAAGGGCCTCATCCTGACGCTCGCGCTGATGGCGCTCGGCACGCTGACCGTCGCGACGATTCCGGGCTACGCGACGATCGGCGTCCTCGCTCCGATCCTCGTGCTGCTCGGACGGCTGCTGCAGGGCTTCTCGGCGGGCGTCGAGCTGGGCGGCGTGTCGGTGTACCTGTCCGAGATCGCGACGAAGGGCAACAAGGGCTTTTATACGTCGTGGCAGTCCGGCAGCCAGCAGGTGGCCGTCGTGTTCGCCGCGTTCGTCGGCGTGCTGCTGAACCGCGCGCTGCCCGTCGAGCAGATGACTTCGTGGGGCTGGCGCATTCCGTTCCTGATCGGCTGCCTGATCGTGCCGTTCCTGTTCCTGATCCGCCGCTCGCTGAAGGAAACCGACGAGTTCCTCGCGAAGCGCCACCGTCCGAGCATGGGCGAGATCATGAAGTCGATGCTCGAAAACTGGGGCGTCGTGCTGGCGGGCATGGGGATGGTCATCATGACGACGGTGTCGTTCTACATGATCACCGCGTACACGCCGACGTTCGGCAAGGAAGTGCTGCATCTGTCGGCGATCGACGCGCTCGTCGTGACCGTCTGCGTCGGGCTGTCGAACCTGGTCTGGCTGCCGCTGTCGGGCGCGCTGTCCGACCGGATCGGCCGCCGTCCGGTGCTGATCGCGTTCACGGCGCTCACGATCCTGACCGCGTATCCGGCGATGCAATGGCTCGTCGCGTCGCCGTCGTTCCTGCGGCTGCTGTCGGTCGAGCTGTGGCTGTCGTTCCTGTACGGCTCGTACAACGGTGCGATGGTTGTCGCGCTGACCGAAGTGATGCCGGTCGACGTGCGCACGGCGGGCTTCTCGCTCGCGTACAGTCTCGCGACGACGATCGGCGGCTTCACGCCGGCGATCTCGACGCTGTTGATCCACGAGACCGGCAACAAGGCGGCGCCGGGCCTCTGGCTGGGGCTCGCGGCGGTCTGCGGGCTGATCGCGACGCTCGTGCTGTACCGGTCGCCGGAAGCGCGCAAGCAGTACAAGACGACTTGA
- a CDS encoding tetratricopeptide repeat protein encodes MESAFDRAFAAHRAGRLDDAEHGYRAALAANPADADALHLFGVLRHQQGRHEEAADLVGRAVELRPNDAALQLNLGNALKALGRLDDAIERFRNALTLAPAFPLAHYNLGNAYAAQERHDDAVDAFERALALTPGDASIHNNLGNALNALGRHDGALAAFRRALELRPGHAGAHNNLGMALAALGRTDEAVAHFRAALAAEPRFVAAHFNLGNALDAVGRHAEALPAFESALALQPRFPLALFGLANALAALGRHRDALPHYERAVGLDPSFVLAWLNLGTAHHALGAHEMALRAFDQALRLDPAHSLAQMHRAVTLLTLRDFARGLPAYEARHALPGAAPLGPLPRWQGEPIEGRTLLVRAEQGFGDTLQFVRLVPLARERCARVILQVQPALLPLIEPMAARWRVNVVSADAARTPAADLVCPLLSLPFALGLEYDAIPSHTPYLDVPDAARRRFRGSLGGQAKRKFGIAWSGSAQVQENRALPLDALAPLFALADVDWITLQPALSDTERAALDAHPHAARIHRFDGLTDFAATAALVDRLDGVVSIDTAVAHLAGALDKPLWLMLPVAADWRWSTGGDSPWYPHARLVRQSEPGRWEDVVAAVAGEIAGG; translated from the coding sequence ATGGAATCCGCTTTCGACCGCGCATTTGCCGCACACCGCGCAGGCCGGCTCGACGATGCCGAACACGGTTATCGGGCGGCGCTCGCGGCCAACCCCGCCGACGCCGATGCGCTGCACCTGTTCGGCGTGCTGCGCCATCAGCAGGGCCGGCACGAAGAAGCGGCCGATCTCGTCGGCCGCGCGGTCGAGCTGCGCCCGAACGACGCCGCGCTGCAGTTGAATCTCGGCAATGCGCTCAAGGCGCTCGGCCGGCTCGACGACGCGATCGAGCGCTTTCGCAACGCGCTCACGCTCGCGCCGGCGTTCCCGCTCGCGCACTACAACCTCGGCAACGCGTATGCGGCGCAGGAGCGCCACGACGACGCCGTCGACGCGTTCGAGCGCGCGCTCGCGCTCACGCCCGGCGACGCGTCGATCCACAACAATCTCGGCAACGCGCTCAACGCGCTCGGCCGGCACGACGGCGCGCTTGCGGCGTTTCGCCGCGCGCTCGAGTTGCGTCCCGGCCACGCGGGCGCGCACAACAACCTCGGCATGGCGCTCGCCGCGCTCGGAAGGACAGACGAAGCGGTCGCGCATTTTCGTGCGGCGCTCGCCGCCGAGCCGCGCTTCGTCGCCGCGCATTTCAATCTCGGCAACGCGCTCGACGCGGTCGGCCGGCACGCGGAGGCGCTGCCCGCGTTCGAATCCGCGCTCGCGCTGCAGCCGCGCTTCCCGCTCGCGCTGTTCGGTCTCGCGAACGCGCTCGCGGCGCTTGGCCGTCATCGCGACGCGCTGCCGCATTACGAGCGAGCGGTCGGGCTCGATCCGTCGTTCGTGCTCGCGTGGCTCAACCTGGGCACCGCGCACCATGCGCTCGGCGCGCACGAGATGGCGCTGCGCGCATTCGATCAGGCGCTGCGGCTCGATCCCGCGCACTCGCTCGCGCAAATGCATCGCGCGGTCACGCTGCTCACGCTGCGCGACTTCGCGCGCGGCCTGCCCGCGTACGAAGCGCGGCATGCGCTGCCGGGCGCCGCGCCGCTCGGGCCGCTGCCGCGCTGGCAGGGCGAGCCGATCGAAGGCCGCACGCTGCTCGTGCGCGCCGAACAGGGCTTCGGCGATACGCTGCAGTTCGTGCGGCTCGTTCCGCTGGCGCGCGAGCGCTGCGCACGCGTAATCCTGCAGGTCCAGCCGGCGCTGCTGCCGCTCATCGAGCCGATGGCCGCGCGCTGGCGCGTGAATGTCGTATCCGCCGATGCGGCGAGAACGCCCGCCGCCGACCTCGTCTGCCCGCTCCTCAGCCTGCCGTTCGCGCTCGGCCTCGAATACGACGCGATCCCGTCGCACACGCCGTATCTCGACGTGCCCGACGCGGCGCGGCGCCGCTTTCGCGGTTCGCTCGGCGGACAGGCGAAGCGCAAGTTCGGGATCGCGTGGTCCGGCAGCGCGCAAGTGCAGGAAAACCGGGCGCTGCCGCTCGACGCGCTCGCGCCGCTCTTCGCGCTCGCCGACGTCGACTGGATCACGCTGCAGCCGGCGCTGTCGGACACCGAGCGGGCGGCGCTCGACGCGCATCCGCATGCGGCGCGCATCCATCGGTTCGACGGTCTGACCGATTTCGCGGCAACGGCCGCGCTCGTCGATCGGCTCGACGGCGTCGTGTCGATCGACACGGCGGTCGCGCACCTCGCGGGCGCGCTCGACAAGCCGCTGTGGCTGATGCTGCCCGTCGCCGCCGACTGGCGCTGGAGCACGGGCGGCGACAGCCCGTGGTATCCGCACGCGCGGCTCGTCAGGCAGTCGGAGCCGGGGCGTTGGGAGGACGTGGTCGCGGCGGTCGCGGGCGAGATCGCCGGCGGGTGA
- a CDS encoding FAD-dependent monooxygenase, whose amino-acid sequence MAVVPLATPPVLIVGAGPTGLAAALCLARARVPVRIVDKAAQPARYSRAIGIQARTLELFEQQRVVERFVELGHRARVAILYSGGQRIVELDFDPLQTRYPYLLFLDQTVTERLLTEHLATFGVDVERGVTLTRCTDPEGALEVRLRHDEGWEESMQPSYVVAADGAHSTVRHLLDVDFVGHALEQTFMLADLDVGADWPDDEIHLFTTGDGLAGLFPMGNGRYRLVADRPPRNGALDDEHGPSLELCRDVVRARVTPELKIGDLAWSSYFHLHSRMVAKLRVGRVFFAGDAAHVHSPAGAQGMNTGIQEAFNLGWKLARVLAGNAPERLLDTYHAERHPIERDVLRQTSFATQVVEADRGPLKLLREHIVPILASFGPLRDAARRTVSELAIQYRKSPLTLERAFDGGPRAGERAPDALVHVLDGPLGKAPGVARLFDLHDPAHFTLLVLEPRAAVDDTLPSDPGEDGRALADALERIMPGAVRCWRVTDAEGEGAPLMSDVYGRTRPVFYLLRPDGYVAARGRPAADTDAVLRHCETWFSGMRLET is encoded by the coding sequence ATGGCAGTCGTTCCGCTCGCCACTCCTCCCGTCCTGATCGTCGGCGCCGGTCCGACCGGGCTCGCCGCCGCGCTCTGCCTCGCGCGCGCCCGCGTGCCGGTGCGGATCGTCGACAAGGCGGCGCAGCCCGCGCGCTATTCGCGCGCGATCGGCATCCAGGCCAGAACGCTCGAGCTCTTCGAGCAGCAGCGCGTCGTCGAGCGGTTCGTCGAGCTCGGGCATCGCGCGCGCGTCGCGATCCTGTATTCGGGCGGGCAGCGCATCGTCGAGCTCGACTTCGATCCGTTGCAAACGCGTTATCCGTATCTGCTGTTTCTCGATCAGACCGTCACCGAGCGGCTGTTGACCGAGCATCTCGCGACGTTCGGCGTCGATGTCGAGCGCGGCGTGACGCTCACGCGCTGCACCGATCCGGAAGGCGCGCTCGAAGTCCGGCTGCGCCACGACGAAGGCTGGGAGGAGAGCATGCAGCCGTCGTACGTCGTCGCGGCGGACGGCGCGCACAGCACCGTCCGGCATCTGCTCGACGTCGATTTCGTCGGACATGCGCTCGAGCAGACGTTCATGCTCGCCGATCTCGACGTCGGCGCCGACTGGCCGGACGACGAGATTCATTTGTTCACGACGGGCGACGGCCTCGCCGGATTGTTTCCGATGGGTAACGGCCGCTACCGGCTCGTCGCGGATCGCCCGCCGCGCAACGGCGCGCTCGACGACGAGCACGGGCCGTCGCTCGAGCTGTGTCGCGACGTCGTGCGCGCGCGCGTGACGCCCGAGCTGAAGATCGGCGATCTCGCGTGGTCGTCATACTTTCATCTGCACAGCCGGATGGTCGCGAAGCTGCGCGTCGGGCGCGTGTTCTTCGCGGGCGACGCCGCGCACGTGCACAGCCCGGCGGGCGCGCAGGGGATGAACACGGGCATTCAGGAGGCGTTCAATCTCGGCTGGAAGCTCGCGCGGGTGCTTGCCGGTAATGCGCCCGAGCGTCTGCTCGACACCTACCATGCCGAGCGCCATCCGATCGAGCGCGACGTGCTGCGGCAGACGAGCTTCGCGACGCAGGTCGTCGAGGCGGACCGCGGGCCGCTCAAGCTGCTGCGCGAGCACATCGTGCCGATCCTCGCGTCGTTCGGGCCGCTGCGGGACGCGGCGCGCCGCACGGTCAGCGAGCTCGCGATCCAGTATCGGAAGAGTCCGCTCACGCTCGAGCGCGCGTTCGACGGCGGGCCGCGCGCGGGCGAGCGCGCGCCGGACGCGCTCGTGCACGTGCTCGACGGGCCGCTCGGCAAGGCACCCGGCGTCGCGCGCCTCTTCGATCTGCACGATCCCGCGCATTTCACGCTGCTCGTGCTCGAGCCGCGCGCGGCCGTCGACGACACATTGCCGTCGGATCCGGGAGAAGACGGCCGCGCGCTCGCCGACGCGCTCGAGCGGATCATGCCGGGCGCGGTGCGCTGCTGGCGCGTGACGGATGCGGAAGGCGAAGGCGCACCGCTCATGAGCGACGTGTACGGGCGCACGCGGCCGGTGTTCTATCTGCTGCGGCCGGACGGCTACGTCGCCGCGCGCGGCCGCCCGGCGGCCGACACGGACGCGGTGCTGCGCCATTGCGAGACGTGGTTCTCGGGGATGCGGCTCGAGACTTGA
- a CDS encoding formate dehydrogenase subunit delta — translation MESRHLIDMANQIGAFFASMPDHDEAVAGVADHIRRFWEPRMRRALLAALDDPHDEAARSVAPIVREAIDKHRASLEPAPAPPRAA, via the coding sequence ATGGAAAGCCGACACTTGATCGACATGGCAAACCAGATCGGCGCGTTCTTCGCATCGATGCCCGATCACGACGAGGCGGTCGCGGGCGTCGCCGATCACATCCGGCGCTTCTGGGAGCCGCGGATGCGGCGCGCGCTCCTCGCGGCGCTCGACGATCCGCACGACGAAGCCGCGCGTAGCGTCGCGCCGATCGTTCGCGAGGCGATCGACAAGCACCGCGCATCGCTCGAGCCTGCCCCCGCGCCGCCGCGCGCGGCGTAG